The following coding sequences lie in one Heyndrickxia oleronia genomic window:
- a CDS encoding GNAT family N-acetyltransferase has product MDLRIREVTAENWLSTALLSVEEDQKEFIESNSFSLAQSMFEPEWHSIGLYDKETIVGYAMYGGNISHEGIWLDRFMIDKHYQGKGYAKRFLPLVIEHIKSIYQCDTLYLSVSPENKAAQALYEKFGFYLNGEVDNSGIVAGLVMELKISQP; this is encoded by the coding sequence ATGGACCTCCGAATTCGAGAGGTGACAGCTGAGAATTGGCTTTCTACAGCTCTTTTATCAGTAGAAGAAGACCAGAAGGAATTTATTGAAAGTAATTCATTTTCACTGGCTCAGTCGATGTTTGAGCCTGAATGGCACTCTATAGGTCTATATGATAAAGAAACAATTGTTGGCTATGCTATGTATGGAGGGAATATATCACATGAAGGGATATGGCTTGATCGTTTCATGATAGATAAACATTATCAAGGGAAAGGGTATGCGAAACGATTCTTACCTTTAGTAATTGAACATATAAAGAGCATCTATCAATGTGATACTTTGTATTTGAGTGTATCTCCAGAGAATAAAGCGGCACAAGCATTATACGAAAAATTTGGTTTTTATCTTAATGGTGAAGTGGATAATAGTGGAATAGTAGCGGGGTTGGTTATGGAATTAAAAATAAGCCAACCATAG
- a CDS encoding response regulator transcription factor — translation MRILIVEDNVDLLDSMKMILQNEFTVETATDGEDGLFLAMQNIYDVILLDVMLPEINGFEILKKLRNEHIMTPILFVTARDALEDRVSGLEMGGDDYLVKPFQAPELIARIRALLRRSGNLTIDHTIKYRGIELFGKEQEIKIDSNLVKLTNTQYELLEYLIQNSGKIVTKEQIFDRIWGFDSDTTDAVVEVYIHHLRKKLERYGYHKDIQNVRGIGYILKAPKES, via the coding sequence ATGCGTATTTTAATTGTAGAAGATAATGTAGATTTACTGGATTCAATGAAAATGATTCTCCAAAATGAGTTTACAGTTGAAACTGCAACAGATGGTGAAGATGGATTATTCCTAGCTATGCAAAATATATATGATGTCATTTTACTTGATGTGATGTTGCCTGAGATCAATGGATTTGAAATTCTTAAAAAGTTACGTAATGAACATATTATGACCCCCATCCTTTTCGTAACTGCTCGTGATGCACTTGAAGACCGCGTATCTGGTTTAGAAATGGGTGGTGATGATTATTTAGTCAAGCCTTTTCAAGCGCCTGAACTGATTGCTAGAATTCGAGCATTATTAAGAAGAAGTGGAAATCTCACCATTGATCATACAATAAAATATAGAGGCATAGAGCTATTTGGCAAGGAGCAAGAAATAAAAATTGATAGTAATCTTGTAAAATTAACCAATACCCAATACGAGTTACTTGAATATCTCATTCAAAATAGCGGTAAAATTGTTACGAAGGAGCAAATCTTTGATCGGATATGGGGATTCGATTCTGATACAACGGATGCTGTTGTCGAGGTCTACATCCATCATCTTAGGAAGAAGCTCGAGCGCTACGGATATCATAAAGATATCCAAAATGTTCGCGGCATAGGGTATATATTAAAAGCACCTAAGGAGAGCTAA
- a CDS encoding alpha/beta fold hydrolase, whose protein sequence is MGNLQKKISTQTTKELQRWAGFTKALVNPPVDYERNREAIWKLNKTTLWYYEPKERKYNVPLLLIYSLINQPSILDLGPENSLIQTLMDEGFEVYLLDFGVPGYEDKDSSLDDYVTKYIQRGVRRALAHSGAKEISLMGFCLGGTLLTMYASIAKEPIKNIILSLTPIDFRSFPKFDQWQNSLVNKQIEVDPILDAMGLVPASFVKGGMRLITSPVYYSHYLSLLNRGADSQYREKWGQLNKWTNGHIPMTGAAMKQIVNDLIIDNKLIEGQFEIDGCPASLSNISANLLVIGSNFDQLVTRDQITPIMDLVSSTDKTIHLLNSGHASLPENGAIPSYLANWLPARSVS, encoded by the coding sequence ATGGGTAATTTACAAAAGAAAATAAGTACCCAAACGACAAAGGAGCTTCAAAGATGGGCGGGCTTTACGAAAGCATTAGTGAATCCTCCAGTCGATTATGAACGGAATCGTGAAGCTATTTGGAAATTAAATAAAACAACTTTATGGTATTACGAACCTAAAGAAAGAAAATATAATGTCCCGCTATTGCTTATTTACTCACTCATTAATCAACCATCTATTCTCGATTTAGGACCTGAAAATAGTTTAATACAGACGTTAATGGATGAGGGTTTTGAAGTTTACCTTCTCGATTTCGGCGTTCCAGGATATGAGGATAAAGATTCATCCCTCGATGATTACGTGACAAAATATATTCAAAGGGGAGTTCGTCGCGCATTAGCCCACTCAGGAGCTAAGGAAATTAGCTTGATGGGTTTCTGCCTAGGTGGAACACTTCTAACAATGTATGCAAGTATAGCTAAGGAGCCTATAAAAAATATCATTCTTTCCTTAACACCAATTGATTTCAGAAGTTTTCCTAAGTTCGATCAATGGCAAAATTCTCTTGTGAATAAACAAATTGAGGTTGATCCGATATTAGACGCTATGGGACTCGTTCCCGCCTCTTTTGTAAAAGGTGGAATGAGATTAATAACCTCTCCAGTTTATTATTCTCATTATCTATCACTTCTTAATCGTGGCGCTGACAGTCAGTATAGGGAAAAATGGGGTCAATTAAACAAATGGACAAATGGACATATCCCAATGACAGGTGCTGCAATGAAGCAAATCGTTAATGATTTAATCATTGATAATAAGCTTATTGAGGGCCAATTTGAAATAGATGGATGTCCCGCTTCTTTGTCAAACATATCAGCTAATTTACTTGTAATTGGTTCAAATTTTGACCAATTAGTTACACGAGATCAGATTACCCCTATTATGGATTTAGTTTCAAGTACAGATAAAACAATTCATCTTCTTAACTCTGGTCATGCAAGCTTACCAGAGAATGGTGCCATTCCTTCCTATTTAGCGAATTGGCTTCCTGCTCGCTCAGTTTCATAA
- a CDS encoding HAMP domain-containing sensor histidine kinase, whose product MFKKTRLQLTLLNSFVFIILIAILGTIIYSFVNSYIYKDVDHSLQTSIKSLEKGRPLPGPRGEPQQIISLLIWDENDQLLNANDLFNSEFIQANHTKFIQKRLNILEDIKVKNTTYRAISVKAHIDNKPVVLEFIRSTQVEHQVMNRLLIIMILGCIAGSILAIVAGFLLAEKALKPIKHAWDKQQRFVSDASHEIRTPLAVIQSRSELLLQEPNATIQEKALDISIVLKECRRLTKLVTSLLTLARSDSNEIEIERKEFPLDQLLNDVVEHYSELASFQGKEIILTSNPPITFFGDKDRIHQLIVILLDNAMKYTNEKGIIQLTSYENKNVVGIIVEDNGIGMKNEELTKIFDRFYQIDSSRTKTNSLGLGLSIA is encoded by the coding sequence ATGTTTAAAAAAACCCGTTTACAACTAACACTCTTAAACTCTTTTGTTTTTATTATTCTTATTGCAATATTAGGAACGATCATTTATTCCTTTGTTAATTCCTATATTTATAAGGATGTTGATCATTCTTTGCAAACTTCTATTAAAAGTCTTGAAAAAGGCAGACCTCTCCCAGGTCCTAGAGGCGAGCCTCAGCAAATTATTTCCTTGCTTATTTGGGATGAAAACGATCAGCTATTGAATGCAAATGATCTATTTAATAGTGAATTCATACAGGCGAACCATACAAAATTCATACAAAAGAGATTAAATATATTGGAAGATATTAAGGTAAAAAATACGACCTATCGTGCCATTTCGGTCAAAGCCCATATCGATAACAAACCTGTTGTTCTTGAGTTTATTCGCAGTACTCAAGTCGAACACCAAGTAATGAATCGTCTTTTAATAATTATGATTCTCGGTTGTATAGCCGGAAGTATATTAGCTATAGTAGCTGGATTTCTTCTCGCAGAAAAAGCATTAAAGCCAATCAAGCATGCCTGGGATAAGCAACAAAGGTTTGTTTCTGATGCATCTCATGAGATAAGAACTCCACTTGCAGTCATCCAATCGAGAAGTGAATTATTGTTGCAGGAACCCAATGCTACTATCCAAGAAAAGGCATTAGATATATCAATTGTTTTAAAAGAATGTCGCAGGCTAACAAAGCTCGTAACCAGTTTACTTACATTAGCTAGGTCAGACTCCAATGAAATTGAAATAGAGAGAAAGGAATTTCCTCTCGATCAATTACTAAATGATGTTGTAGAACATTATTCAGAACTAGCTTCATTCCAGGGAAAAGAGATTATTCTTACATCCAATCCTCCGATTACTTTCTTTGGAGATAAAGATCGGATACACCAATTGATCGTTATCCTATTAGATAATGCGATGAAATATACAAATGAAAAAGGAATCATTCAGTTAACATCTTATGAAAATAAAAATGTAGTCGGCATTATTGTTGAAGATAATGGGATTGGAATGAAAAATGAGGAGCTCACGAAGATTTTCGATCGCTTTTACCAAATAGATTCGTCCCGTACCAAAACGAATAGCCTAGGATTAGGTCTTTCTATTGCATAA